From a region of the Cucumis sativus cultivar 9930 chromosome 6, Cucumber_9930_V3, whole genome shotgun sequence genome:
- the LOC101210077 gene encoding probable transcription factor KAN2 isoform X3 yields MVRPYVRSKMPRLRWTPDLHRCFVHAVERLGGEERATPKMVLQIMNVNGLTISHVKSHLQVCHGQMYRSSKQEQVTSQEKNLNNDEAPGYQLPDHLHGCCFIDQKLAWKEREEMTNELRKCKEKKPNSYLMFKDITKRCTVQEEDYFGRSLKKMHQDLKKLDEETESVKRVGGEEITMSLCLSIRGLQPLMSKTGNSDVNDVSLELSLA; encoded by the exons ATGGTTAGGCCTTATGTTCGTTCTAAAATGCCTAGATTAAGATGGACCCCTGATCTTCATCGCTGCTTTGTTCATGCAGTTGAACGCCTTGGTGGAGAAGAGA GGGCTACTCCAAAGATGGTATTGCAGATAATGAATGTGAATGGTCTCACCATATCTCACGTGAAAAGCCATCTACAG GTTTGCCATGGACAGATGTACAGGAGCTCAAAACAGGAGCAAGTAACGTCCCAAG AAAAAAACCTCAACAATGATGAGGCTCCAGGATATCAACTTCCAGACCATCTCCATGGATGTTGCTTTATCGATCAAAAACTTGCTTG GAAAGAGAGGGAAGAGATGACGAATGAACTAAGAAAGTGCAAAGAGAAGAAACCAAATTCTTACCTCATGTTCAAGGACATAACCAAACGGTGCACTGTTCAA GAGGAAGATTATTTTGGGAGAAGCTTGAAGAAGATGCATcaagatttgaaaaagttGGATGAGGAAACTGAAAGCGTAAAGAGAGTTGGTGGTGAAGAAATTACAATGTCACTATGTTTGAGCATAAGGGGTTTGCAGCCATTGATGAGTAAAACTGGAAACTCTGACGTGAATGACGTATCTCTTGAGCTGAGTCTTGCTTGA
- the LOC101210077 gene encoding probable transcription factor KAN2 isoform X2, producing the protein MRVSRQRVFHDINFKSPMVRPYVRSKMPRLRWTPDLHRCFVHAVERLGGEERATPKMVLQIMNVNGLTISHVKSHLQMYRSSKQEQVTSQEKNLNNDEAPGYQLPDHLHGCCFIDQKLAWKEREEMTNELRKCKEKKPNSYLMFKDITKRCTVQEEDYFGRSLKKMHQDLKKLDEETESVKRVGGEEITMSLCLSIRGLQPLMSKTGNSDVNDVSLELSLA; encoded by the exons ATGAGGGTTTCTAGGCAGAGAGTATTCCATGACATCAACTTCAAATCCCCCATGGTTAGGCCTTATGTTCGTTCTAAAATGCCTAGATTAAGATGGACCCCTGATCTTCATCGCTGCTTTGTTCATGCAGTTGAACGCCTTGGTGGAGAAGAGA GGGCTACTCCAAAGATGGTATTGCAGATAATGAATGTGAATGGTCTCACCATATCTCACGTGAAAAGCCATCTACAG ATGTACAGGAGCTCAAAACAGGAGCAAGTAACGTCCCAAG AAAAAAACCTCAACAATGATGAGGCTCCAGGATATCAACTTCCAGACCATCTCCATGGATGTTGCTTTATCGATCAAAAACTTGCTTG GAAAGAGAGGGAAGAGATGACGAATGAACTAAGAAAGTGCAAAGAGAAGAAACCAAATTCTTACCTCATGTTCAAGGACATAACCAAACGGTGCACTGTTCAA GAGGAAGATTATTTTGGGAGAAGCTTGAAGAAGATGCATcaagatttgaaaaagttGGATGAGGAAACTGAAAGCGTAAAGAGAGTTGGTGGTGAAGAAATTACAATGTCACTATGTTTGAGCATAAGGGGTTTGCAGCCATTGATGAGTAAAACTGGAAACTCTGACGTGAATGACGTATCTCTTGAGCTGAGTCTTGCTTGA
- the LOC101210077 gene encoding probable transcription factor KAN2 isoform X1 produces the protein MRVSRQRVFHDINFKSPMVRPYVRSKMPRLRWTPDLHRCFVHAVERLGGEERATPKMVLQIMNVNGLTISHVKSHLQVCHGQMYRSSKQEQVTSQEKNLNNDEAPGYQLPDHLHGCCFIDQKLAWKEREEMTNELRKCKEKKPNSYLMFKDITKRCTVQEEDYFGRSLKKMHQDLKKLDEETESVKRVGGEEITMSLCLSIRGLQPLMSKTGNSDVNDVSLELSLA, from the exons ATGAGGGTTTCTAGGCAGAGAGTATTCCATGACATCAACTTCAAATCCCCCATGGTTAGGCCTTATGTTCGTTCTAAAATGCCTAGATTAAGATGGACCCCTGATCTTCATCGCTGCTTTGTTCATGCAGTTGAACGCCTTGGTGGAGAAGAGA GGGCTACTCCAAAGATGGTATTGCAGATAATGAATGTGAATGGTCTCACCATATCTCACGTGAAAAGCCATCTACAG GTTTGCCATGGACAGATGTACAGGAGCTCAAAACAGGAGCAAGTAACGTCCCAAG AAAAAAACCTCAACAATGATGAGGCTCCAGGATATCAACTTCCAGACCATCTCCATGGATGTTGCTTTATCGATCAAAAACTTGCTTG GAAAGAGAGGGAAGAGATGACGAATGAACTAAGAAAGTGCAAAGAGAAGAAACCAAATTCTTACCTCATGTTCAAGGACATAACCAAACGGTGCACTGTTCAA GAGGAAGATTATTTTGGGAGAAGCTTGAAGAAGATGCATcaagatttgaaaaagttGGATGAGGAAACTGAAAGCGTAAAGAGAGTTGGTGGTGAAGAAATTACAATGTCACTATGTTTGAGCATAAGGGGTTTGCAGCCATTGATGAGTAAAACTGGAAACTCTGACGTGAATGACGTATCTCTTGAGCTGAGTCTTGCTTGA